A single region of the Streptomyces sp. AM 4-1-1 genome encodes:
- a CDS encoding ISAzo13 family transposase produces the protein MRIPDETRDQLAVKFEVLFPHLDERQRRLLMAAEARVLGHGGVRAVAQAAAVSETTVRRGVFELEAGEAPPGRARRPGGGRKRVADLDPGLRPALLALVEPDERGDPMSPLRWTVKSTRALARELSRAGHKVSADTVADLLREEGFSLQANAKTLEGGQHSDRDAQFRYLNEQAREYRDADQPVISVDTKKKELVGEFKNGGREWRPAGDPVLVGVHDFADPQLGKAVPYGVYDIEENTGWVNVGTDHDTAAFAVESIRRWWHGQGQDAYPRATRLLVTADAGGSNGYRTRAWKLELARLAAETGLTITVCHLPPGTSKWNKIEHRLFSHITMNWRGRPLTSHEVIVNSIAATTTRTGLRVKAALDTNSYPIGVKISDAEMAALPLTRHAFHGDWNYALHPQIRPAMSATQSPQAADTQWDQALLSDPSLTGMPRQQLDNLTAMLATDGDIQRGRPPRLTFPEQVLATVLHLRVALAAEPLAVLFTSSRTAMHRTLLKNRRLLEAQGITIPPAKTPPASLAVLHARVLALTGDTSIKIKTPC, from the coding sequence ATGCGCATCCCGGACGAGACTCGTGATCAACTCGCTGTGAAGTTCGAGGTGTTGTTCCCGCACCTGGATGAACGGCAGCGCCGGCTGCTGATGGCCGCAGAGGCCAGGGTCCTGGGGCATGGCGGTGTCCGGGCCGTCGCGCAGGCCGCGGCGGTCAGTGAGACAACGGTCCGCAGGGGCGTGTTCGAGTTGGAGGCGGGCGAGGCACCGCCGGGTCGGGCACGAAGGCCGGGCGGAGGTCGCAAACGGGTCGCGGATCTTGACCCGGGGCTGCGTCCGGCCTTGCTGGCGCTGGTCGAGCCGGACGAGCGCGGGGATCCGATGTCGCCGCTGCGGTGGACGGTGAAGTCGACACGCGCCCTTGCCCGGGAGCTGTCCCGGGCCGGTCACAAGGTCAGTGCCGACACCGTCGCCGACCTGCTGCGGGAGGAAGGCTTCAGCTTGCAGGCCAACGCCAAGACCCTGGAGGGCGGCCAGCACAGCGATCGCGACGCCCAGTTCCGCTATCTCAACGAGCAGGCCCGCGAATACCGGGACGCCGACCAGCCGGTGATCAGCGTGGATACCAAGAAGAAGGAGCTCGTCGGAGAGTTCAAGAACGGCGGCCGTGAGTGGCGGCCGGCGGGTGATCCGGTACTGGTGGGCGTCCACGACTTCGCCGACCCGCAACTGGGCAAGGCCGTCCCCTATGGGGTCTACGACATCGAGGAGAACACCGGCTGGGTCAACGTCGGCACCGATCACGACACCGCTGCGTTTGCCGTGGAGTCGATCCGCCGCTGGTGGCACGGCCAGGGCCAGGACGCCTACCCGCGGGCAACCCGGCTGCTGGTCACCGCCGACGCGGGCGGATCCAACGGCTACCGCACCCGGGCCTGGAAGCTCGAACTCGCACGGCTCGCCGCCGAAACAGGGCTGACCATCACTGTGTGTCATCTGCCGCCCGGCACGTCGAAGTGGAACAAGATCGAGCACCGGTTGTTCTCGCACATCACCATGAACTGGCGTGGCCGCCCGCTGACCAGCCACGAAGTCATCGTGAACAGCATCGCAGCGACCACCACCCGCACCGGACTGCGCGTGAAGGCCGCGCTCGACACCAACAGCTATCCCATCGGGGTGAAGATCAGCGACGCAGAGATGGCCGCTCTGCCGCTGACCCGGCATGCCTTCCACGGAGACTGGAACTATGCCCTGCACCCCCAGATACGGCCTGCAATGTCGGCGACACAATCCCCACAGGCCGCTGACACGCAGTGGGACCAGGCTCTGCTTTCCGATCCTTCACTGACCGGGATGCCCCGCCAGCAACTGGACAACCTCACGGCAATGTTGGCTACCGACGGGGACATTCAGCGCGGCCGCCCACCCCGACTCACCTTCCCCGAACAAGTCCTGGCGACCGTGCTCCACCTGCGGGTCGCCCTGGCCGCGGAACCACTCGCCGTACTGTTCACCAGCAGCCGCACGGCCATGCACCGCACCCTCCTCAAGAACAGAAGACTGCTCGAGGCCCAGGGCATCACCATCCCGCCCGCGAAGACCCCACCCGCGTCCCTCGCAGTCCTCCATGCCAGGGTCCTCGCGCTGACCGGCGACACCAGCATCAAGATCAAGACACCGTGTTAA
- a CDS encoding GNAT family N-acetyltransferase has product MPDRTLFTEVVDDDHWQQYDSLAARSYGHPVDDIALLRPHADIRLAVRDGHVVAGGLGLLLQQFFGGAPVPSALLGAGCVAPEERGAHLSVRMISERLRPLRDQGAVISTLWTASSGYARRLGWEAPAQVYSWAVPTDELKRRFTETGFEITHGTNAKVRLLQNDLAAWWNGTWQRPEWWADWQQGKHPGLTTYRFNRPGQEPSGVLCVANEPHPIEERQVVVHDFWAANQDTAAAMLAFLGRHNSRIPTVAFQRTGLPPGPLLLHRLDRPGSLTARSWHPWMLRILDLRRAVQLRGWPEEVDLTIPIEIVTESGEATERYTLRITGGKADLEPTTRAGQITLTRGQFAVWYAGGYRSTAAATLAGVAAPPRTVARFLAVTTDREPWLADHF; this is encoded by the coding sequence ATGCCCGATCGGACCCTGTTCACCGAGGTCGTCGACGACGACCACTGGCAGCAGTACGACAGTCTCGCGGCCCGGAGCTACGGCCACCCCGTGGACGACATCGCCCTCCTGCGCCCCCATGCGGACATCCGCCTCGCGGTCAGGGACGGTCACGTCGTGGCTGGCGGTCTCGGCCTCCTCCTGCAGCAGTTCTTCGGCGGGGCCCCGGTACCGTCCGCACTCCTCGGCGCCGGCTGCGTCGCCCCGGAGGAACGCGGAGCCCACCTTTCCGTCCGCATGATCTCCGAACGCCTGCGCCCGCTACGCGACCAGGGAGCCGTGATCTCCACGCTCTGGACCGCATCCAGCGGCTACGCCCGCCGCCTCGGCTGGGAGGCCCCCGCTCAGGTGTACTCGTGGGCCGTCCCCACCGACGAACTGAAACGACGCTTCACTGAGACCGGATTCGAGATCACCCACGGCACGAACGCGAAGGTCCGCCTGCTCCAGAACGACCTGGCGGCCTGGTGGAACGGAACATGGCAACGACCGGAGTGGTGGGCGGACTGGCAGCAGGGCAAGCACCCCGGCCTCACCACCTACCGGTTCAACCGGCCGGGGCAGGAGCCCAGCGGCGTCCTCTGCGTGGCCAACGAGCCTCACCCCATCGAAGAGCGTCAGGTCGTCGTGCACGACTTCTGGGCGGCGAACCAGGACACGGCCGCCGCCATGCTCGCCTTCCTCGGCCGGCACAACAGCCGCATCCCCACCGTCGCCTTCCAGCGAACCGGTCTGCCGCCCGGACCGCTGCTGCTGCACCGCCTGGACCGTCCCGGCTCCCTGACCGCGCGGTCCTGGCACCCGTGGATGCTCCGCATCCTGGATCTACGCCGAGCAGTGCAGCTGCGCGGCTGGCCCGAAGAGGTCGACCTCACCATCCCGATCGAAATCGTCACCGAGAGCGGCGAGGCCACCGAGCGCTACACGCTCCGGATCACCGGCGGGAAGGCCGATCTGGAACCCACCACGCGCGCGGGACAGATCACCCTGACCAGAGGACAGTTCGCCGTCTGGTACGCCGGCGGTTACCGCAGCACGGCCGCCGCCACCCTGGCCGGAGTAGCCGCCCCTCCTCGCACCGTCGCCCGGTTCCTGGCTGTCACCACCGACCGTGAACCGTGGCTCGCTGACCACTTCTGA
- a CDS encoding PIG-L family deacetylase — protein MTTVLIVVAHPDDAEIAMGMRIHEYARQGARVWVHCLTTGAPGPDGAPERTHECLAAGAILGVENYSFSNIPDTRFVENRGEINSDLVKLLDETRPDVVYTHFPDDQHLDHRVTAQEVTTVALRAANNLIYFRSPYSIGFEPTKIFVGTQELLDLKARALRCFASQQQLDMDVFRKLAEVVYRQHVHHRVVEHFPTGTNSAELFRTARDIEFAGRADPFQRRPSTERPA, from the coding sequence ATGACGACCGTCCTCATTGTCGTAGCACACCCCGACGATGCCGAGATAGCCATGGGGATGCGCATCCACGAGTACGCGAGGCAGGGAGCACGGGTCTGGGTGCACTGCCTCACCACCGGGGCACCCGGACCGGACGGCGCCCCGGAGCGCACGCACGAGTGCCTGGCCGCCGGCGCGATCCTGGGCGTGGAGAACTACAGCTTCTCGAACATCCCCGACACCCGGTTCGTCGAGAATCGCGGCGAGATCAACAGCGACCTCGTCAAGCTCCTCGACGAGACCCGCCCGGACGTCGTCTACACGCACTTTCCCGACGACCAGCACCTCGATCACCGCGTCACCGCGCAGGAGGTCACGACCGTCGCCCTGCGCGCGGCCAACAACCTGATCTACTTCCGCTCCCCCTACAGCATCGGGTTCGAGCCCACCAAGATCTTCGTGGGCACCCAGGAACTCCTGGACCTCAAAGCAAGGGCTCTGAGGTGCTTCGCCTCGCAGCAGCAACTCGACATGGATGTCTTCCGCAAGCTCGCCGAGGTCGTGTACCGACAGCACGTACACCACCGTGTGGTCGAGCACTTCCCTACGGGGACGAACTCCGCCGAGCTCTTCCGCACAGCGAGGGACATCGAGTTCGCAGGCCGGGCAGATCCGTTCCAACGACGCCCCTCAACGGAAAGACCCGCATGA
- the mmsB gene encoding 3-hydroxyisobutyrate dehydrogenase, translating to MSTDTAPDPVIGFVGLGHMGGPMAANLVAAGHRVRGYDLVAESLAAAADAGVEPVPSAALAAEGADVVITMLPAGRHVLALYRDEGLLAAAPPGTLFVDCSTIDVADARAAHRAVAAAGHRSLDAPVSGGVVGAEAATLTFMAGGGEAEFAQAAPLLSVMGKKAVHCGTAGAGQATKICNNMILGISMIAVSEAFVLGESLGLSHQALFDVASTASGQCWALTVNCPVPGPVPASPANRDYRPGFAAPLMAKDLGLAANAVRTGGVSAELGLKAAELYGEYVNNGGDSADFSGIVNTIRARSEQNGTTTP from the coding sequence GTGAGCACGGACACAGCTCCGGACCCCGTGATCGGGTTCGTCGGCCTCGGCCACATGGGCGGCCCGATGGCCGCGAACCTCGTCGCCGCAGGTCACCGGGTACGCGGCTACGACCTGGTGGCCGAGTCCCTTGCCGCTGCGGCGGACGCCGGGGTCGAACCCGTCCCGTCCGCAGCCCTGGCCGCCGAGGGGGCCGACGTGGTGATCACCATGCTGCCCGCGGGCCGCCATGTCCTCGCCCTCTACCGGGACGAGGGACTGCTCGCCGCCGCGCCGCCCGGCACCCTCTTCGTCGACTGCTCCACCATCGACGTCGCCGATGCCCGAGCCGCGCACCGAGCGGTGGCCGCGGCCGGACACCGCTCGCTCGACGCCCCCGTCTCCGGCGGGGTGGTCGGGGCCGAGGCCGCCACCCTGACCTTCATGGCGGGCGGCGGCGAAGCGGAGTTCGCCCAGGCCGCGCCGCTGCTGTCGGTGATGGGCAAGAAGGCCGTGCACTGCGGTACGGCGGGCGCCGGACAGGCCACGAAGATCTGCAACAACATGATCCTCGGCATCTCGATGATCGCGGTGAGCGAGGCATTCGTACTGGGGGAAAGCCTCGGCCTCTCCCACCAGGCGCTCTTCGACGTCGCCTCCACCGCGTCCGGCCAGTGCTGGGCGCTCACCGTCAACTGCCCGGTCCCCGGCCCGGTTCCGGCCAGTCCCGCGAACCGCGACTACCGCCCCGGCTTCGCCGCCCCACTGATGGCCAAGGACCTCGGTCTGGCCGCCAACGCGGTCCGCACCGGCGGAGTGAGCGCCGAACTCGGCCTGAAGGCGGCGGAACTGTACGGGGAATACGTCAACAACGGCGGGGATTCCGCGGACTTCTCCGGGATCGTCAACACGATCCGAGCACGCTCCGAACAGAACGGGACGACCACCCCATGA
- a CDS encoding histidine phosphatase family protein: protein MTVRVMLISPALNGALREARFDDDVPLDGAGERRARAAAPLLPTADHRVSGPSQRCAATAAALGLRAVPEPALAGWDLGRWRGRPLAEVSAGEPAAVSAWLADPAASPHDGESLLDLCARVGDWLDARQEGGGEAPSVQRVLAVGEPSVVRAAVVHALALPPQAFWRLDVAPLTLTELSGRSGRWNLRCGRPLVPEGATGPES, encoded by the coding sequence ATGACGGTACGGGTGATGTTGATCTCACCGGCGTTGAACGGGGCGCTGCGCGAGGCCCGGTTCGACGACGACGTGCCGCTCGACGGCGCCGGGGAACGGCGGGCCCGGGCCGCGGCTCCGCTGCTGCCCACCGCCGATCACCGGGTGAGCGGGCCTTCGCAGCGGTGCGCCGCGACGGCCGCCGCGCTGGGGCTGCGGGCCGTTCCCGAGCCGGCGCTCGCCGGCTGGGACCTGGGCCGCTGGCGTGGGCGGCCACTGGCCGAGGTGAGCGCGGGCGAGCCGGCGGCGGTCTCGGCCTGGCTGGCCGATCCCGCCGCGTCGCCCCACGACGGGGAGTCGCTGCTCGATCTGTGCGCACGCGTGGGTGACTGGCTGGACGCCCGGCAGGAAGGCGGTGGCGAAGCCCCTTCCGTGCAGCGGGTGTTGGCGGTCGGAGAGCCGTCGGTGGTGCGCGCGGCCGTCGTGCACGCCCTGGCTCTGCCGCCCCAGGCGTTCTGGCGTCTCGACGTCGCACCGCTGACCCTGACGGAACTGAGCGGGCGGTCCGGCCGGTGGAATCTGCGGTGCGGTCGGCCGCTGGTGCCTGAGGGGGCGACGGGCCCGGAGAGCTGA
- a CDS encoding enoyl-CoA hydratase, which translates to MSETPTGPHDPSTGAYEAAPGPYETLLVERRNRTALITLNRPKALNALNLQVMRETVAATEALDRDPDVGCIVITGSKKAFAAGADIKEMRPRSYMDMYLSDWFGAWDRLGALRTPTVAAVSGYALGGGCELAMLCDILLAADTAVFGQPEIKLGVIPGIGGSQRLTRAVGKAKAMELVLTGRTMDATEAERAGLVSRVVPADELVDEALAVAATVAGMSAPVAMMAKEAVARAFETTLAEGVRFERRLFHAVFATADQKEGMTAFVDKRPPEFTHR; encoded by the coding sequence ATGAGCGAGACCCCCACCGGTCCCCACGATCCCTCCACGGGAGCGTACGAAGCCGCCCCGGGACCGTACGAGACCCTTCTCGTCGAACGCCGGAACCGCACCGCGCTGATCACCCTCAACCGACCGAAGGCCCTCAACGCCCTCAACCTCCAGGTGATGCGGGAGACCGTCGCCGCGACGGAGGCCCTGGACCGGGACCCGGACGTCGGCTGCATCGTCATCACCGGTTCGAAGAAGGCGTTCGCGGCGGGCGCGGACATCAAGGAGATGCGTCCGCGGAGTTATATGGACATGTACCTCAGCGACTGGTTCGGTGCCTGGGACCGGCTCGGCGCCCTGCGCACCCCGACCGTAGCCGCCGTGTCCGGCTACGCCCTCGGCGGCGGGTGCGAACTGGCGATGCTCTGCGACATCCTGCTCGCCGCAGACACCGCGGTGTTCGGGCAGCCGGAGATCAAGCTCGGAGTCATCCCGGGCATCGGCGGCTCCCAGCGGCTGACGAGGGCGGTCGGCAAGGCGAAGGCGATGGAACTCGTCCTGACCGGTCGCACCATGGACGCCACCGAGGCGGAGCGCGCGGGGCTGGTGTCCCGGGTCGTCCCCGCCGACGAACTCGTCGACGAGGCGCTGGCGGTGGCCGCGACCGTGGCCGGGATGTCGGCCCCGGTCGCGATGATGGCGAAGGAGGCGGTGGCCCGCGCCTTCGAGACCACGCTCGCCGAAGGAGTGCGTTTCGAACGCAGGCTGTTCCACGCGGTGTTCGCCACCGCCGACCAGAAGGAGGGCATGACGGCCTTCGTGGACAAACGACCGCCCGAGTTCACCCACCGCTGA
- a CDS encoding CbtB-domain containing protein: MAQSAAPATGAPAITPISLKEIAPWAVFLGVVMLVLLYFVGAEQGATSVFSGSGVHEWVHDGRHLLGFPCH, from the coding sequence ATGGCACAGTCCGCCGCCCCCGCCACCGGCGCACCCGCCATCACTCCCATCTCGCTGAAGGAAATCGCCCCTTGGGCGGTCTTCCTCGGCGTCGTCATGCTGGTCCTGCTCTACTTCGTCGGCGCCGAGCAGGGGGCCACGTCGGTCTTCTCCGGTTCAGGCGTCCACGAGTGGGTCCACGACGGCCGTCACCTCCTCGGCTTCCCCTGCCACTGA
- a CDS encoding aminoglycoside phosphotransferase family protein: MKRNTPMPPDLRRWITESLPDGNPDKAEDVSWDRGDSRVWRVPTAGTEVFVKLSPSPKDYEREVAGYAYAARVLAPQEAPRLLSADPGLQAIMTSLQPGRVVRGLPLGRKEELRVHERAGNLLRRWHNASTPASKQDRDTIRATMAGQASEAAACLETTAGHLDDRQRALVQCVAHELPQLAEKLPVVYRHGDYATRNWLWDLHHGYGVIDFEMSAHGVAVEEFVWLCGAVWAPRPDLKAAYFTGYGRALSDSEERALLLLTARLGVSYLATGLSKQNPVLVERGHLVLSRLTHA; encoded by the coding sequence ATGAAGCGGAACACCCCCATGCCGCCCGACCTGCGCCGATGGATCACCGAGAGCCTGCCGGACGGGAACCCCGACAAGGCCGAGGACGTCTCCTGGGACCGCGGCGACTCGCGAGTCTGGAGGGTGCCCACGGCTGGGACCGAGGTCTTCGTGAAGCTCAGCCCGAGCCCGAAGGACTACGAGCGGGAGGTAGCAGGCTACGCGTACGCGGCGCGTGTCCTCGCCCCGCAGGAAGCGCCCCGCCTCCTCTCCGCAGATCCCGGCTTGCAAGCGATCATGACCTCGCTCCAGCCGGGCCGCGTCGTACGCGGGCTGCCCCTCGGCAGGAAGGAGGAGCTGCGGGTGCACGAACGGGCGGGAAACCTGCTCAGGCGCTGGCACAACGCCTCCACCCCCGCCTCGAAGCAGGACCGCGACACGATCCGCGCGACCATGGCCGGCCAGGCGAGCGAAGCCGCCGCCTGCCTGGAGACCACCGCCGGACACCTCGACGACAGGCAGCGCGCTCTGGTCCAGTGCGTTGCCCACGAGCTGCCGCAGCTCGCCGAGAAGCTGCCCGTCGTGTACCGGCACGGCGACTACGCCACCCGCAACTGGCTGTGGGACCTCCACCACGGCTACGGCGTGATCGACTTCGAGATGTCCGCCCACGGCGTCGCCGTCGAAGAGTTCGTGTGGCTGTGCGGAGCGGTATGGGCGCCCCGCCCGGACCTCAAGGCCGCATACTTCACCGGATACGGCCGCGCCCTGTCGGACAGCGAGGAGAGGGCGCTGCTCCTCCTCACCGCGAGGCTCGGTGTCTCCTACCTCGCCACCGGCCTCTCCAAGCAGAACCCGGTGCTCGTCGAGCGGGGTCACCTCGTCCTCAGCCGCCTGACGCACGCATAG
- a CDS encoding CbtA family protein, with protein sequence MNSISVRALLVRGMLAGLIAGVLALIVAYGLGESHVDAAIALEESHSHEHGGEELVSRTVQSTAGLATGVLVFGVAIGGIAALVFCYALGRMGRFGPRATAGLIALAALLTVYIVPFLKYPANPPAVGNPDTIGKRTTLFFLMIALSVLLAVGTVILGRRLAPRLGNWNATITASAAFILLVGLAYAFLPSINEVGDDFPASLLWQFRLASVAIQITLWAAFGLIFGHLAERLLEPRTARSATGDGASRPVTTAS encoded by the coding sequence ATGAACTCCATATCCGTCAGAGCTCTGCTCGTCCGCGGCATGCTGGCCGGTCTGATCGCGGGTGTGCTCGCGCTCATCGTCGCCTACGGCCTCGGCGAGTCCCACGTGGACGCGGCCATCGCCCTGGAAGAGTCCCACAGCCACGAACACGGCGGTGAAGAACTCGTCAGCCGTACCGTGCAGTCCACCGCCGGTCTCGCGACCGGCGTGCTGGTCTTCGGCGTGGCGATCGGCGGCATCGCCGCACTCGTCTTCTGTTACGCCCTCGGCAGGATGGGCAGGTTCGGTCCCCGGGCGACGGCCGGACTGATCGCCCTCGCCGCTCTGCTGACCGTGTACATCGTGCCGTTCCTGAAGTACCCGGCCAACCCGCCCGCGGTCGGCAACCCCGACACCATCGGCAAACGCACCACGCTGTTCTTCCTGATGATCGCGCTGAGCGTGCTTCTGGCCGTCGGCACCGTCATCCTCGGCAGACGGCTGGCCCCGCGCCTGGGCAACTGGAACGCCACCATCACGGCCTCCGCCGCCTTCATCCTCCTGGTCGGGCTGGCGTACGCCTTCCTGCCCTCGATCAACGAGGTCGGGGACGACTTCCCGGCCTCCCTGCTCTGGCAGTTCCGGCTGGCCTCCGTCGCCATCCAGATCACCCTGTGGGCCGCCTTCGGCCTGATCTTCGGTCACCTCGCCGAGCGACTGCTGGAACCGAGGACCGCGCGGTCCGCGACCGGTGACGGGGCGTCCCGGCCCGTCACGACCGCGAGCTGA
- a CDS encoding pirin family protein gives MSNLDRQAALSVCGGRGFVVAEPVRELLTPRHVRLGESTEVRRLLPNLGRRMVGAWSFVDHYGPDDIVDEPGMQVPPHPHMGLQTVSWLHDGEVLHRDSLGSLRTIRPRELGLMTSGRAISHSEESPRAHPRLLHGAQLWVALPGAHRDVDPHFQHHTELPTVTAPGFTATVILGELDGAASPGTTYTPIVGADLSLTAGAETLLPVDPDFEYAVLSMSGEAEVDGVPVLPGSMLYLGCGRTGLPLRAVSDAGLLLLGGEPFEEEIVMWWNFVGRTQDDITQAREDWMNGDRFGTVHGYDGPPIPAPVLPDVALKPRGRVR, from the coding sequence ATGAGCAATCTCGATCGCCAGGCCGCGCTCTCCGTCTGCGGGGGCCGAGGGTTCGTCGTGGCCGAACCGGTACGTGAACTTCTCACCCCGCGCCACGTCCGGCTCGGCGAGTCCACCGAGGTACGCAGGCTGCTGCCCAACCTGGGCCGGCGCATGGTCGGTGCCTGGTCGTTCGTCGACCACTACGGCCCCGACGACATCGTCGACGAGCCAGGAATGCAGGTTCCCCCGCATCCGCACATGGGCCTCCAGACGGTCAGCTGGCTGCACGACGGGGAGGTTCTGCACCGCGACAGCCTCGGCAGCCTCCGGACGATCCGTCCCCGCGAGCTGGGACTGATGACGTCGGGGCGGGCCATCAGCCATTCGGAGGAGAGCCCCCGGGCACACCCCCGTCTGCTGCACGGCGCTCAGCTCTGGGTCGCCCTGCCCGGCGCCCACCGGGACGTCGACCCCCACTTCCAGCACCACACCGAACTGCCGACCGTCACCGCACCCGGGTTCACCGCCACCGTGATCCTCGGCGAACTCGACGGCGCCGCCTCACCCGGCACCACCTACACCCCGATCGTCGGCGCGGACCTCTCCCTGACCGCCGGCGCCGAGACCCTGCTGCCCGTCGACCCGGACTTCGAGTACGCCGTGCTGTCGATGTCCGGCGAGGCCGAGGTGGACGGTGTGCCCGTACTGCCCGGCTCGATGCTGTACCTGGGCTGCGGGCGAACCGGCCTCCCCCTGCGCGCGGTGTCGGACGCGGGCCTGCTGCTCCTCGGCGGCGAGCCGTTCGAGGAGGAGATCGTGATGTGGTGGAACTTCGTGGGCAGGACCCAGGACGATATCACGCAGGCTCGCGAGGACTGGATGAACGGTGATCGGTTCGGCACCGTACACGGCTACGACGGCCCGCCGATCCCGGCGCCGGTGCTGCCGGACGTGGCCCTGAAACCCCGTGGACGCGTACGCTGA
- a CDS encoding NF041680 family putative transposase has translation MSLSHHAVRQDPFAGLSRFRGEFYACLTRRADALFELADAVLCADGPVRSLVELSLVGEHRRGHGGLYDALAAGRVDAARLRRALATVRLPRAADGRLVLAADLTCWLRPSAHTSPQRILCHTYGRGKDQHIPVPGWPYSVICALESGRSSWTAPLDALRLAPGDDAATVTARQMRELIERLTEAGQWKDGDPEILIVVDAGYDVPRLAFLLRDLPVQVLGRMRSDRVLRRAAPPRETGVRGRPPRHGGEFVFGDPATWGTPDAQTVTETRLYGTATARSWDRLHPRLTHRSAWTAELGALPVIEGTVIRLQVEHLPSGATPKPVWLWCSGTDATTADIDRLWQAFLRRFDIEHTFRLFKQTLGWTCPKIRSPEAADRWTWLIIVVFTQLRLARPLAADLRRPWEKPTPPDRLTPTRVRRDFRNLRPKAACPAEVPKSPRPGPGRPLGSKNTRPTPRHDVHTVGKPGPAKQRTKKSTTPRPRRTG, from the coding sequence ATGAGTCTGTCGCATCACGCTGTCCGACAGGATCCGTTTGCGGGTCTGTCACGCTTCCGGGGCGAGTTCTACGCGTGTCTGACCAGACGTGCGGACGCACTGTTCGAACTCGCGGACGCGGTGTTGTGTGCGGACGGTCCGGTCCGGTCGTTGGTGGAACTGTCGCTGGTGGGCGAGCACCGGCGCGGGCACGGCGGGCTCTACGACGCCCTGGCCGCAGGCCGGGTCGATGCCGCCCGGCTGCGACGGGCCCTGGCCACGGTGCGGCTGCCACGGGCAGCGGACGGCCGGCTGGTCCTGGCCGCCGACCTCACCTGCTGGCTGCGGCCCAGCGCCCATACCTCACCGCAGCGGATCCTGTGCCACACCTACGGACGGGGCAAGGACCAGCACATTCCCGTTCCCGGCTGGCCGTACTCGGTGATCTGCGCACTGGAATCAGGGCGAAGCTCCTGGACCGCACCGCTGGACGCGCTGCGTCTGGCACCGGGCGACGATGCCGCCACCGTCACGGCCCGGCAGATGCGCGAGCTCATCGAGCGGTTGACCGAGGCCGGGCAGTGGAAGGACGGTGATCCGGAGATTTTGATCGTGGTGGATGCCGGCTACGACGTGCCCCGCCTGGCCTTCCTGCTGAGGGATCTCCCGGTGCAGGTACTGGGACGGATGCGCTCGGACCGCGTCCTACGCCGGGCGGCACCGCCCCGCGAGACGGGTGTCCGGGGCCGCCCACCTCGTCATGGAGGCGAATTCGTCTTCGGTGACCCGGCCACCTGGGGCACACCCGACGCGCAGACGGTGACCGAGACCCGTCTCTACGGCACCGCCACCGCCCGTTCCTGGGACCGGCTCCATCCGAGGCTGACCCACCGCTCGGCCTGGACCGCCGAGCTGGGTGCTCTGCCGGTCATCGAGGGCACCGTGATCCGCCTGCAGGTCGAGCACCTGCCCAGCGGCGCCACACCGAAGCCGGTCTGGCTGTGGTGCTCGGGCACCGACGCCACCACAGCCGACATCGACCGTCTGTGGCAGGCGTTCCTGCGACGCTTCGACATCGAGCACACCTTCCGCCTGTTCAAACAGACCCTGGGCTGGACCTGCCCAAAGATCCGCAGCCCCGAGGCCGCCGACCGCTGGACCTGGCTGATCATCGTCGTCTTCACCCAGCTCCGGCTCGCCCGCCCACTGGCGGCCGACCTCCGCCGGCCCTGGGAGAAACCGACCCCGCCCGACAGACTCACCCCCACACGAGTCCGCCGCGACTTTCGAAACCTCCGCCCGAAGGCCGCCTGCCCAGCCGAAGTACCCAAATCTCCCCGCCCCGGCCCCGGGCGGCCACTCGGAAGCAAGAACACCCGACCCACCCCACGCCACGACGTGCACACAGTCGGCAAACCAGGCCCCGCGAAACAACGAACGAAGAAGTCAACAACCCCTCGCCCCCGCCGCACAGGTTAA